Part of the Anabrus simplex isolate iqAnaSimp1 chromosome 4, ASM4041472v1, whole genome shotgun sequence genome is shown below.
agcatatccatgtaaataatatcCATGTGCTTTCCCATGTATTGAAAATTGTGTGTGAAAAAATggaattcattcttctcattacTTAGGTAAATACTATTCCTCGCATAATTAAGGTTTCCCTACTTTATAGATAGTTTGTTGCACCTTTTTAGGACGGTCATTCAGACCCGTAATGCTCTACTCACTTGGCTAGCGTATTATACTAGTAGGGGATATGGGACTTAGAAGCCGGGCTTTGTTCGGAGACCTCATCTGAGTTATTCTATTCTGGCGTCATTGTCAAGGGCTGCAGCAAATTATTCATGTACTCGAACCTCGAAAGTAGTACAATATGCATGTTATTAATACGGAAAATCTTTCATTATTTTATGAGATAAATATATAAAACTTAATATTTTCTCATTTCTACTGTCGAAAAGACCTAGAAcaagaagtaaataatatacaaatgaatattttcccaaacACTAAAATGACGGTAAGAAATATACTGTAACAATTGTTTCTGTTCTTTCCAGAGTGGGCATGAAGTACATTAAACAAGCCCAAGACAGATTGATGAAGAGGTCTCCCGACGCCCAAAAGGATATGAGTGTGCTAGAGACTCTTCTAGTCCGGAACGAAGACCCTATGATTCCGTTCGTGATGGCACTTGTTATGTTGCTTGCAGGAATAGACACGGTAAGATACGTTTATTCAAACGGATTTTAAAATTTGCAAGGTTTGATTGGCATGTATTCTAATACGTAGAAATCCCATGTTGATGCAGATCAGTAAAAGCCTTGGCCTGCCTAAGAGGCTGCTGCCTAGCCAAGCGTCCTGAATATATTCGCCTTTGAAATGGTCAATGTGATGACGTCTATAATTTTCTTGCTCAAGAAATTTCAGCGTCTCTAATATCAGACAACAGGACTATGTCCGGATTACAACAGCATagaacatgtaggcctacctcgtGATAGCTATTGTCGGAATAAAGCATCCGTCAGTACGGGTTCGGAATGTTTCTTTTGATATTTTATCTCTTAATTCAAACAAATTTATACATCTTGAGGACGAAATCGATGTACATTGGGTCTGTGATATAGGACGTCGCGTACGACCAGAAAAAAGATCGACGTCGTAATTTCGGGCGAAAGTAAAATCCACATAATGTGCAAAAAGTCGCAGTACACCCATTTCTCATGTACGTGTAAGTATATTTAATTATTGAAAATGTATCCCTTAAGTATCTCGAATGTCCGTATGTGTTTCCCCACCTATCTCTGCAGAGACGAATAAGGTGCCATATTCATATATGCATCTTGTTGatcgttatttgcatcactttACCGAAAGCGAACCACAGTTTTAATTCATTACTGGAAACCCATCGGCGCCGCTATACCTTCTCCTTAAAGAAGTCCCGCAAAGCATTTCCTTGGGTGATTAGTTCTTGGGTGCGTGGGGACTTAGGTAACGGCGCAGGTGCTTGTTCACTTCCACGGCCATCCCTACCATCTTGAAATATTTCGCCGAGCCAGTCAAGGACGGCAGCTACGAAGTGTGTCCAATTCCACTCCAATCCAACGATGTGGAAACGCTACGTCGCGATAGCAAAAGACGGCAAATGCGAAGTGTGCTGGTGCACAATCCTCTTGCAGCCAGACGGTGTTCCTGATGCCTGCTGTTTTCAGCTGCGGACGTAACCCGTTATTCAGCACACTGTGATTGGAAACTTGTTCTACTGTCTCATCGGGGGAATAAGGAGCAAACTGATCGTCTGAATTCCAGCCCGCCCGCACCATCGCATATGGAGGTTCATGTTACATTTCTTCATAAATGTAGTGATTCTACCTTGCTCAAAAGGAGATGATACCCTTTCATGAACTGCGTTAAATGGCATATTCATCCTGCCTCGTCAGTTTTATAAACATTTGTAGCAACAAGGCACATGCTATTCGGCACATGTCCAAATTCCTATATGATAATTCATTCACACTCTCGCAGGCTGGGAAGATTTCAACATCAAGTCATAGATGTGGTCGGCATGGTTGATCGTGAAATTCCTAACCCGGTGGCACGTTTTTATGTTATTTTCATGGAGAGCCTAGCCCCAGACTTAGTTACAGTTGAATATCTGTTTCGCTGCGCATCTTTAACACTTCCTGTGCTGAAAGCCTTTTCTCCACACTTCAACAATTTACCGCTCGTGAAATCTTACTGCTTCAACAAGTTTTACCTCAACACTATCCACCATTACAAGTTATTACTGACTGTTGATTGCTATTTGCACCGTTGCGATTTCCCATCAGATTCCACGAAATATCTCCCGTTATCGTAGCTCAAATCCGAGTATTGATTACATGAAGGTATACTGGAACATATAGCCAAAATTTGAACATTTGTAGCACGCAGAGATGTGGGAGTTTCGAAGGGCGTGCCCATTAGCCTCTTGATTATCATCATGTTGATCAGTATCCACCCAGTAAGTTCCAAAACGTGTTCCCCACTGGAGCACTAGACTATGGAAACTACAGGATAATTCCTATTTTACCTGCGATTTCCAAAgaactcgagcgtctggttcatgagcaggtgttggaatacttaaacaaccattctgTCCTAAACCCATGCAATCTGGCTTCTAGTAGGGACACAGCAcggcaactgccctgctcaaaagGACTGAggacatacgacacgcaatggaccaaagactggtgacaatacttactctcctcgatttcactAACAAATTTGGCATTACAAACATCCAGGCTCTATTAagcaagatgcaatcttactacttcgatcaacgaactagtAATATcatttcatcgtacctcaaaaatcgcgcacaacgaattataacccttgatcaaacatCTCGCTGGCTAACCAgaaaggaaggcacgccgcaggctAGTATTTTAGTCCCCTTGCTCTTTATTTTGTTCATGAACGGCATTTCATATAAATTAAAGAACAGTAGccaccatctttatgcggacgacttacaaatatactgtcactgtaagacctttATTTTGCCTCAAGGCATAATaagcatcaatgctgaccttcagccacctaatgcttactccttgaaaaattccctccttcttgaCCTCTCCAAGACACAAggaatcattattggctctcaaaaattgttgaccaCACTACGATACAAAACTATTCCTCctgttatactgaatggtagagttattccattctgCCAAACTGTGATATATGTTGGAGTGACAATTAACGAAattttaaattggtctgaatacagtatattaagaatgtgtgtaaaaacaTATTTTCGATACTTCGTTCAGttaaaagaaacagcaatatttTACCTTGTAGTAtaagagtcaaactcatacaaacactagtgcTTCCTTTCtccgactactgtgacgtcattcttgtAGACTCAACCAAAGAGCTTACTCCGAGACTTCATCGAGCGCTTAACTGTCTCCTTAGATTTACTGTATATACAGACTGAGTTCTGacacacatgtcaccccatactatctcactatttcatggctgaaacctgacaaacgacggacgtatcacatactgatacagatatacagactgctctctgaagacagaccactatacatttcatcccagcttaagtattagTCCTCGTTTCACAGCAGTAATGAACGCTCTGGTTCCTTCCTTTccattcctgttcaccgatcctatATGTACAACAAGTCCTTTGCTGCGACGGATCTAGGCGTTGGAAtaccctgcctgtcagtgtcagaaataagGCCAATTGCCGAGACTACGTGTTGAATGCAGCTggctaacttgtatgactggatgatcgaatgaatgtgagtcaGAAAagtttaatgtatttttgtgtatgttATTATGttctatataatattatgtacttgTACTCAAATGacgtatcactacagtggttaagtgcaagagaggccCAAGAGCCCTTCACCACCTACGAAGGCATAATAACTAAATAACTCAATAAATGTGACCGTTTGAATCTGCAGTAGCACGTAAATCGCAACGCGACCCTCTTGATAAGCCTTTCGATACTCAACATAGGTGTTTTTGGACTTTTTGTAATTGTGACATGATCCTGTATCGTCTTGAATGGGTTAGcgttaattttgaaaccgtatatAGTTCTGATATTTTGGAAAACAAATGGTTTCATTTCATAGAACCAAAATTATCTCAATTACTGCGTATTTGACTTTCTGACCTGTGCTCGTAGACTTTACAGAGAAAGATTCAATGCACCTCATATGATGTGCTACCCCTCAGCAGTctagagctacactaattgttatcCGTGCGACACATGGTTTTAGTACCCCAAGATGTCGACGCTATTGTATCAACCAGCTTGTGCCGAGATCAGACTCTGGTTGGGGTGGGTAATTAGATTCTCTCTCCTTTGCAATGAGATGTTAATCATTGTCTCAAATGAATTATTTCAATTCTAAAAATTTCATGCGTTTGTAACACTCACTGGCCCGAGTGTGGTTCATAAATTTTACACTTGTTTCCGTCTAGGCCTACACAATCATAATGGTATTATGTTAATGTGTCTAGGTGAAGGATGTGGGGAGCTCAACACAGCACGTTCGTGTGTTCGTGCATAACTTCTTTCACGGACTGTGCTCCTCTACTCCTTGGTATGAAGCACCCTTTTGACTTCCCCCTTCTCATTCCAAAGTGGTGGGCATTACTCTGAATGAATCTTCAAGAAATGTGCCAGGATTTCTCAAATTCAGTAGACCTGTCTTGTGATTTTTCCAACTTAAATCCAAAGAAAAATAACCGCAGCATTTGGGGATAAACAGCAGGATGCTTATTTACAACACCTATCCTTTGGACATCACTTTGACTGATAGATATTGTTATTGAATAATGAGAGCGACAATTCTGCCACCTTTTTGTACATGGTTTTCAGTGTCCAGTGTCTAACTCTACTGTGTGCATATAGGACTATCGCTGTATTGATTGTGATTTCTGAATTATTTAGCAATGTAGCACATTTTGGAAACATAAATGTAATATACTACCACTAGGTTGTTTTGACATTACTAGGCTTACACGGACTAAGGGTTCATCCTAGACAAGACCTTCCTATTCCGAAGTTTTTGTTCTTCGACCCCTCAGTTTCTTCGCAACTTTATGAATCACGCGATATAAAAAGTACATATATATACAAATACATTTTCATTACGGATTATTATGCTTTGCGTTGCTCACTCTAAAAGAAACTGTTGATTAAAAATTCTCTATTTGCTCCCAGATCCGTAGCATCTTTTAGTTACTATCCTATCATATTTTATATCATTAAGATCGGAATCTTTCACAACAGTCTCCCACTTCTTTTCTTACCTTCCATGGTCGAGaacattatttttctaggtaacacATCCTGCTCTAACCGTTTTCGACGATCCCAACGCCAAAGCCGGTGAATTCAATCCTACCTTAGCCCTTGTGAGGGTAATCCTGCCATACTTCCGACTTGGTTTTTTTTTCAGCTTTCATTCCATGattgttacttataacttatgaatgggATATAACGAAAATGTCCACCCTTCACTCCCGTGCACAAAGTCGATCTAagcacaaaccggtgcaaaaagaTTTCCCCAAGTTCGCGGGTGTATCCTTGAAATGTATTTAATAGCGGCAACGTCTAATAACATACTGTAGGTTGTACCATATTTTTACAAGTATATAAATTTTTACATGTATGAATTTTCATAGTCCCATATACTCATGTTAGTGTAAAATTTGTTATTATAATATAGTGTCAGAGGAAtttccggtctagaaatccaaaaataacagccgaggggatccgtcgtgctgacgacacgacacctcgtaatccgcaaggCCTTCGGCTTCAgaagcggtctcttggtaggtcaaggcccttcagggctctagtgccatggggttaggttatcaGGTGAATTTGGTTGTTACTAACGTAATAGTAGACACTGCCTTTCAGaatacaaaaaatatgtatttaaataaTGTCCCTCTACTGCGATTGGAGAATCTGGCAGTGTGAAATAAatcagataaaataattaaattccttTCTGTTTCAGACTGCTAACTTAACTGCAAAAGCAGCTCATTTTCTATCAAGGAACCAGGATAAGCAAGGGATCCTTTATGAAGAACTTAAAAGAATTTTGCCAAGAAAAGATCAAGAAATTACTGCGAATAACTTGGAAGACATGAAATACCTTAAAGCCTGCCTCAAAGAAACAGCAAGGTATTATTTTTATTACCACGGTAATTTAATACAGTGTACGTAATATACAAATAGTGGATATTAATTCTACCATTTCATCCCACACAGTGTTTAATATTATCTATATAGTTAATGGAGAATTGCAACAATGGAGTGCAACTTCTGCTTCAGTACggtatttgaattaattaattaaacattatttctggaaactgtacagaAATCTTCATTACCATGTACTAAATTTATTTCCAATAGTAAAGTAATCTATGCTCTCTTCAATCGTCATTTAACGTGTCTCGTAACACGCTTATACCAGTGGATTTTTCTAAAACTTTTGCTATCACTTGATTTGCCATTTTGGACAAAATGCACGCTGATTTAGAGACAACCTCTGTATCATCTTGTCAGATCATTAAAGTCATATTTCGTAATCTATTAAGACTTCTTTTACGGTATCCTGCGGAAGAATAATAAGAGTTGTAGGCGACTTCAATTGGTTCAACGACATTACTTTTTTGGAGTAATCTGTATCTCAGGGTcataaaattcattttttttttgcctATTGGTTCCTGGGTTTGGTTGTTTAAGCAAACCTGGGAGAATTAGGATATTCTAGAAATTTTAAATAATATCTACGATCATTCATTCATTTCTGAAGGCTATACATTCACAGGTATCATACAGTTTATCAATATGCTGTATATTAGCGTAAAAAATATCCGTTCATTCAAGGTGACTGACAGTTACGTACCTTATTTTGTCTCACAGAATTTCACCCGTCTTTCCTGCGAACTTCAGGCAAACGCCCACTGATATGGTCATCGGCAACTACCAAATTCCGAAAGGGGTAAGTTGATATGAACAGCACACCTACAATTTCAGAGTGCATATTCCAAAATATATTGGCATTTATGAAAATGTCGGAGCTTCTTTGATTGTTTTGGATCAATGAAGatctgggggaggggggggggaatatgAGGGTTGGACAAAAACGAAATCATGCAGATGATAAGTATTATTCCCGTCAACGaccggtactacagctagtttaaaataagagtttcgtctggacACTGCTCAGAATGAAAGGAAAATGGTATTTCTGGATCGGCCatgtccacattaacaaggaaatgccctttttaattAGCCGtcacctctgtctgtctgtctgtctgtctgtctgtctgtctgtctgtctgtctgtctgtctgtctgtctgtctgtctgtctgtctgtctgtctgtctgtctgtctgtctgtctgtctgtctgtctgtgtgctcATTACGACAAATTGTCTCAAGAGAATTTAGCGAACTATGTACAGTCGTGTGAAATGGTAGAATAAGGGAaacgtaaaatttaattctcaaaaacaTATGCTAATAACTCCTATCGATGAATGCTACTGaagttacatagaattacattTTCGATCATTCATCTTataaagttttaataataataataataacaataataataataataataataataataataataataatgttacaaggaTAGCCCAGAAACTAATGCGCCAAACTTGTTCTCGacaattatttattgaacacaatgaaatTTATACACAAGAAATAATTATGCTCCTTCTATCTTATTATTTTTCCACCTAATCTCCTTCCCGTTCTATGGTCTTCCTCCAGCAAGACACAAGAGCGTGTATGCCCTGGTGGTACCACTGCTTGTTCTTTCACGAAGCCATTTATTCACTGTGCGAATCACCTCTTCGTCACCCTCAAAATGTCTCCCACGGATGGAATTCTTCAATGGcccaaacaagtgaaagtcgaggGAGCTAGGTCAGGGCTACAGGGTGGATGGGATAACACTGTCCAACCCTGTTTTGTGATGTGGTCCAACGTCCTCAAACTTGTGTGAGGGCGAGCGTTATCATGTTGAATCAAAAAATCGCCTGGGTTGTTATGGCGTGCAAGTCACAGGAAGCGCTTCTTGAGTTTGGTTAATGTGTCCACATACACCTTAGAGTTAATGGTGGTGCATTTCGGCATCACATCATTGGGTATGAAACCATCACAGTCCCAAAACACAGTGGTCATGACCTTGCCAGCGGAAGAAGTTGCTTTGATTTTTTTTTCTCTGGTGAGTCAGGATAGCGCCTTTTTATCCATTGCCGTTTTGTTTCGGCTCAAAATGGTGAACCCAGGTTCCATTACAATCCAGTTCAAGAAGCCTACCCCTCAGATTCAAAACTTTGCAGCAACTCAGAAGAATTTTTTCTCCTGAGAGTTCTGTGTTCCTCCATAAGACgacctccataagacctatctgtgtcggtgcgacgtaaagcccctagcaaacaaaaaaaaaaaaagaaagaaagaaatttactgACGCTGGAAATGGCAGTTTCGCAGAAGGAGCCCGAATATTTTTacttaaatacgtatgttattgatCCTATTGAAAAGTAATATGTGAAAAAAGTAACAGAGAATATAAtttgtcttacacagttttacagTACTAATATTCTAACCGATTACCTTTAATAAATCCCTAGGAACTTTATCTACTCCAGCTACTTTACTCTTTTACAATTTTGTACCTTACTGCAACTATctcttatttctctattagaaACGATGGCGTGTGGCCTTTGAAGAGGTCTAGTGCAGGTATTtctagttgacgccgtataggtgaccctCGTGTCGATGAGGACGGGGCCGTACCTATAATGGAGACAGCACACActcagcccccaagccatcggaattaaccaatgacgtttaaaatctccgacccggccgggaatcgaatcctggaaactcaggaccaaaggccagcatgctaaccatttagcagttGAGCCAGACTATttctcgggccgatgaccttcgatgttaggctccttaaaacaacaagcatcagcagaCTATTTCTCAATTTATTTAGTAGGCCTACACGCTGAAATCCTCTATATGATGTGCCATTCAAAACACATGTTTCAATGCAGGCATAACGCAAGAAGGTTAATTTGAACTTGAAACAAAATTCATATTTCTAGAACGGGTCTCTTAAAAGTCAATACTATAATTTAATTAGGAATTAGGGTTTTGGAAAACCCCATGTGCTCAATATTTTCTACATTttaattcgtcttcttcttctgtaGTTCGTGAATCATCCGTATATTTTATCCGTAGGAAATTAATGTTCTGTTATGACAACTTCCGACAAATACTCAATCTCTTTTATATCCTTTTCCCCACAGATTAACCTCATCTTGGACCACAAGgtactgtgccatcttgaagaaaaTTTCCCAGAGCCTCAGAAGTTCATCCCTGAAAGGTGGCTGAAGGATGGTGATCAACTTCAAAATGCGCATCCCTTCGTATATTTGCCTTTTGGATTTGGACCCAGAACGTGTATTGGAAGACGGTTCGCTGAGTTAGAGTCAGCAGCACTAATTGCTAACGTAAGTATTTTCATAATTTTTATGAGATTTCAAGAACATGGGTGACAATATCTTGTGTAATAGGGTTATGATCACTGTCAGTCtaaccctaccgggcgagttggccgtgcggttaggagcacgcagctatgaggtcgcatccgggagatagcgggttcgaaccacactgtcggcaggcctgaagatggttttccgtagtttcccattttcactccaggcaaatgctggagctgtaccttaattaaggccacggccgcttccttcccattcctaggcctttcctctcccatcgtcgccataaaacctatctgcgtcagtgagacgtaaaacaaatagcaaaaaatgcctAACCCTAAACGCAATGCTCCTAGTTCCTAAAAATTAACTATTACCAGTAGACAGAGGAATATACGAAGGCACGTGTATGAAATATTGGACTTGCTGGCCAGATGATAAGAAAATTTGATG
Proteins encoded:
- the LOC137500589 gene encoding probable cytochrome P450 49a1 is translated as MLVIDMPPPLPPAEKEALWNQMVDALDYFNEVGMKYIKQAQDRLMKRSPDAQKDMSVLETLLVRNEDPMIPFVMALVMLLAGIDTTANLTAKAAHFLSRNQDKQGILYEELKRILPRKDQEITANNLEDMKYLKACLKETARISPVFPANFRQTPTDMVIGNYQIPKGINLILDHKVLCHLEENFPEPQKFIPERWLKDGDQLQNAHPFVYLPFGFGPRTCIGRRFAELESAALIANIFRNFRLEHDEDLKEVVNVMSAVGNKLNFRLEDRS